From the Bernardetia sp. genome, the window TGCAAAGTGGTCTTTGTCTGGCGTGTCAGGATAACCGTTAGGGTCTTCTTGGATATAAGCGTAGTTTTCTGTAACTAAAATATTGTCTGGACTGTGGAATGCTTTTGCTTTTCCATCTAGCTTGTCGCCATCCAAAACACACGTAATTTTTCCTGCTTTGGTTGGGTCTTCTGGGTTCATCTCTAACTTATAAACACGACCATAAAATGTTCCTTTTCCTACCAAACCATCTTTTTTACGTCCTGTAACACAGAAATAAACTTCTCTGTTGTTGGCAGCCGAACCTCTTCGCCAGTCAATGTCTTCTACTCTTGAGAATCCCATTGCACCTTTTTGTTTTGCTTCTGCATCCAATAAATCGATTTGTGTTTCATTCATTTCTACAAATTCCATATCATAAGAAACTCCTTCTTGCATATCCATTTCGTAATTGATACCAGCAGAAGTAACTTTCAAAGTGTACAACTTTCCACCATCTAAATCGCCCCTATTGCCTACATACATTCCAAGCTGCCCAGAAGGAATGGCGTTGTCTGAATGGTCGTCTCCGATAAAAACAACGGTTTGGTTAGGATAAGCCTCTTTTCCTATCGGAACAGCATTTTCTGTCGACCATTGTCCCATTGCAGTAAGCATACGAGCCGAAGAAGCCGATGTAGCACTTTTGAAAGGGTCAGTAGCAAAAACACCTTTTGAAGCTCCACCCCATTCTCCACCAGAAAGGTACAAAGGACCAAAACCGTGTTCTTCAGGCGTGATAAGCGTACCCGAACACTGTGCCGTAGCAGCTGTAGCTTGTGCGTTGAGGATATACTCGC encodes:
- a CDS encoding alkaline phosphatase PhoX, whose protein sequence is MKPSKITLFTLALAATSLVSSCKDDENTPDVITTEAELVAHSITPSFLKLTSEFSSVKVYPLLTSEDKLSESPEFVYGSMADGAGLLRNADGTYTLINNIEADYSIARITFDKTFKPVKGEYILNAQATAATAQCSGTLITPEEHGFGPLYLSGGEWGGASKGVFATDPFKSATSASSARMLTAMGQWSTENAVPIGKEAYPNQTVVFIGDDHSDNAIPSGQLGMYVGNRGDLDGGKLYTLKVTSAGINYEMDMQEGVSYDMEFVEMNETQIDLLDAEAKQKGAMGFSRVEDIDWRRGSAANNREVYFCVTGRKKDGLVGKGTFYGRVYKLEMNPEDPTKAGKITCVLDGDKLDGKAKAFHSPDNILVTENYAYIQEDPNGYPDTPDKDHFARLYQYDLRTGALKTVLECNQTTAATQGYGATDDMWEITGMIDVSDIIGIDETFLVITQNHGWVKEDGVPFTDPNAVSDLGASTKEGSMLFIVNGLGR